The DNA sequence CTCGTCCGCCTCCGTCTTGATCGCCGCGCGCGACGTGGTGTTGTTCGAGTCGTTGCCGCCCTGGACGGCCAGGTCGCGCATGCGCTGCAGGATGGAGTGGACCTCGGTGAGCGAGCCTTCAGCGGTCTGCACGACGCTGATGCCGTCCTGGGCGTTGCGGGCGGCGACGGTGAGACCGCCGACCTGCGACTTCAGGCCCTCCGAGATGGCGAGGCCGGCCGCGTCGTCCGCCGCACGGTTGATGCGGAGGCCGCTGGACAGCTTCTCGAGCGACTTGGACAGGTCGTTCTGAGTGTTGTTCAGGTTGCGGTAGGCGTTGTTCGCCGCGATGTTGGTGTTGATCTGCATACCCATGATGTTTCCTCCATGACTGGGTGGTGGTCCGGGGCCGTCCGTGGCCCGCGAAGACGTCTATCGGCACCCCGGCCGATCCCGTTAGCGACGCGATCGGCCGGCTCAGGACGCCCGGGCCGAGCTGGGCGGGGTGGGGGAGAGGCGGGACACGCCCGCGACCGCGTGCTGGGCGAGTCGCGCGAGGTACGCACTGCGGCGTGCCTGCGAGGTCTTCGCCTCGATGACGGCCGGGTCGCCCTCGTCGGCGTAGTGCGTCGCCATGCCCTCGCGCATGAGCCGGATCGCCTCCGAGCGCTGCTGCGAGACGGCGGAGTGGGTGATGCCGAGCTCCTCGGCGATCTCGGTGACCGTCCGGTCGTCGAAGTACACCGCCTCCACGATGGCGCGCATGCGGTCGGGGAGCGCGGCGACCGCGGCGCGGACGTACGCGGTCTGCTCGTCCGCGAGGAGCGCCTCCTCGGGGCCGACGGTCTCGGAGACGAGGAAGCTCTCGACGGTCTCATCGAGCGCGGTGACCGTCCGGGCGGCGTCGGAGAGTCCCGCCGCCGCCGTCTCCCGGTCGACGCCGAGCGCGTGGGCGATCTCCTCGACGGTGGGCTTCCGCCCGAAGGCGCTGGTGAGGCTCTCCTGCACGGCGAGAGTCTCCTTGATGCGCTTGCGCGCCGAGCGGGTGGCCCAGTCGCCGGCGCGCAGCTCGTCGGCGAGCGCCCCGAGGATGCGGGTGCGGGCGTACGCGCCGAACGGGACCCCGGTGCCGGCGTCGTAGGCGTCGGCCGCGGTGACGAGCGCGACCGCCCCCGCCGAGGCGAGGTCGTCGCGGGACAGGTGCGTGGCTCTCGAGCAGAGGTCGGAGACGAGGTAGCCGACGAGCGGCAGGTTCTCGACGACGAGCGCATTGCGTTCTGTGCGGTTCACGCGGGGTGGCCCCTTCATCGGACGGGTACAGGCGCCCTGGGCAGGGCGTATCGGGTACTCGGGCGGTGCTGGTTCCGCTCGGGCTTACTTCGGGTGCCGGGCGGACGCTAGGGGTCTTCCGTTGTTCACGGTAACAACCGGTCGGTGTTCGGAGCGCGCACGTTCTGCCCCCACAACAGGGCAGGGAGTACCCCCAGTAGTGGGAACAGCGGAAGACCTGAAAGATCGCTAGGTGAGCCGGAGAGGTCTTTCAGGGCCCACCGCCTAACATCGACCCCAGGTGTGCCGATTGTCCTCTCTGGCGGCGGGCGCGGATCCGTTCCGCGGCCGAAGACCCGAGGGGACCAGGTGCGCACAACCACTCACGAGGAAGTCGGGAGCGACATGGCCGCGAGCGAGCTGTCCGCCCAGCTCTGGAAGGAGCGCGAACTGCTCGAGCTCCTCCTGTTCAAGCTGGAGGAGGAGCAGCTGCTGCTCGTCGCCGGCCGGTCCCGCTGGATCGCCCACGCGACCCGGGAGGTCGAGCAGGTCATGGAGCGCATGCGCGCCGCCGGCCTCGCCCGCACCGTGGAGGTGGCGACGCTCGCCGAGCAGTGGGGCATCGGTCCCGACGCGACGCTCCGTGAGCTCGCCGCCGCAGCCCCCGACGGGATCTGGTCCGACATCTTCGCCTCCCATCTGGCGGCGATGACCGAGCTGACGGGGCAGATCGCGGAGGTGCGCGACACGAACGAGCGGCTCCTCCGGGAGGCGGCGCGCTCGACCCAGGAGACGCTGAGCGGACTCGCGGGCGCGGCCGGCGCCGGCGTCTACGACGCATCGGGGGACAACCGCGCCGAGCCGGGCGCGCGCTTCTTCGACACGGAGGCGTGACGGTGAGCACCTTCAGCGGCCTGAACACCGCCTACACGGGCCTCGTCGCGGCCAAGGCCGGTCTCGACGTGGTCGGGCAGAACCTCGCCAACGCCAACACGCAGGGGTACACGCGGCAGCGGGTGACGACCTCAGGAGTTCCGGCCCTCTCGGCGGCCGGCCTGTTCAGCGGGGGAGTCCGCCCCGGCCAGGGCGTCAGCGTCGACGGCATCCAGCGGCTCGACGACGCCGGCCTCGACTCCCGCGTCCGCACGACGTCCGCCCTGTCGGGGTACAGCGGGACGCGCGCCCAGACACTGTCGAGCCTGGAGGCGTCCCTCAACGAGCCGGGGACGGGCGGGATCTCGACCTCCCTGCAGAAGTTCTGGTCCGCCTGGGGCGATGTCGCCAACCAGGCCGGGGAGCCCGCACCCGCCGGCGTCCTGCTCGGTCAGGCCGGGAGCCTGGTCTCGCAGATCGCGGCCGGATACCAGGCGGTCGACGACCAGTG is a window from the Leifsonia sp. AG29 genome containing:
- the flgN gene encoding flagellar export chaperone FlgN; amino-acid sequence: MAASELSAQLWKERELLELLLFKLEEEQLLLVAGRSRWIAHATREVEQVMERMRAAGLARTVEVATLAEQWGIGPDATLRELAAAAPDGIWSDIFASHLAAMTELTGQIAEVRDTNERLLREAARSTQETLSGLAGAAGAGVYDASGDNRAEPGARFFDTEA
- a CDS encoding sigma-70 family RNA polymerase sigma factor, with product MNRTERNALVVENLPLVGYLVSDLCSRATHLSRDDLASAGAVALVTAADAYDAGTGVPFGAYARTRILGALADELRAGDWATRSARKRIKETLAVQESLTSAFGRKPTVEEIAHALGVDRETAAAGLSDAARTVTALDETVESFLVSETVGPEEALLADEQTAYVRAAVAALPDRMRAIVEAVYFDDRTVTEIAEELGITHSAVSQQRSEAIRLMREGMATHYADEGDPAVIEAKTSQARRSAYLARLAQHAVAGVSRLSPTPPSSARAS